The nucleotide window CGTAGTCTTCGAGGCGCCCTTCGAGGTATTTTTCGTAACCGACGAGATCCATCATGCCGTGACCGCTGAAGTTGAATACAATCACACGCTGCTTTCCTTCCTCCTTGGCCTGTTTTGCCTCGCGAATGGCAGAGGCGATCGCGTGCGTTGTCTCCGGTGCAGGAATGATGCCCTCCGTTTTGGAAAACAGCAGGCCCGATTCAAAACACTCCAGTTGATGGATCGCCTGCGCTTCGATCAACCCCTGCTGCACCGCAGCACTCACCAGCGGAGCCATGCCATGATAGCGCAGTCCACCCGCGTGGATGGGTTCCGGAATGAAGCGATGCCCCAAAGTGTGCATGGGCAGCAGCGGCGTCATCCTTGCCACGTCACCATGATCATAGGAAAAGGGGCCTTTCGTCAGCGTCGGACAGGAAGCAGGCTCAGCCGCAACGACTCGAATGGCATCACCGTTGATCTTATCATGCAGAAAGGGAAAGGACAAACCCGCAAAATTGCTTCCACCGCCTGCACACCCAATCACCACATCCGGTCGCGTCTCGCCAAATTTCTTCAGTTGAATGCGCGTTTCCAGTCCAATGATGCTCTGGTGCAGCATCACATGATTGAGCACGCTGCCCAGGGCATAACGCGTCTGTCCGGTCGCATCGGACACGGCCTGTTCCACCGCTTCCGAAATGGCGATGCCCAACGATCCGGGTGTATCCGGATACTGTGCCAGGATCGAGCGCCCTGCTTCGGTTTCCATACTCGGACTCGCCACACAAGTTCCGCCCCAGGTTCCCATCATCATCTTGCGGAACGGTTTCTGGTCAAAACTGATGCGTACCATGAAAACCTTGCACTCCAGGCCGAGCAATGCACAGGCAAAGGAGAGTGCACTTCCCCACTGCCCTGCCCCCGTTTCCGTCGTGATGCGCTTGATGCCAAAGGTTTTGTTATACCATGCCTGGGCAACTGCCGTATTCGGTTTGTGACTTCCCGCCGGAGACACACTCTCGTTCTTGTAATAAATCTTTGCAGGCGTACCCAATGCCTCCTCCAGAGCATAGGCGCGGACCAGCGGAGTGGGACGCCACCGGGCCAGCAGTTCCAGAACCGGTTCCGGAATGTCAATCCATCGATCTGTGCTCACTTCCTGCTCGATGATGTTCATCGGGAATACGGGTGCCAGCATCTCCGGTGAGATGGGCTTTCCGTCAGGTCCAAGCGGAGGATTCATCGGAACATCAGCTGCCAGGTTGTACCACTGGCGCGGCATTTCCTCATCAGAGAGAACGATCTTCTTAATTCGACTCATGAGCGGGTAAACGTGGGGTTACAGGCCAAAAACAAACAGATTGCACATCCTGCTGTCAATGGACATTCCCTCGTCGTTGAGGGGTAGAAAATTTCAGATTCACGAAGACAAGAAAGAACCAGCCCCACTGCTGAGGCTGGCCCTTTTTCGAATTGCGATAACAAAAACGTTACGCGTTCTTGAGCTTGGATTCGAGCGAATCGAGGAAATCCTTCAGCTCTTGCGGAAGCTTGTCACCAAACTTCGGGTAGTGATTGGCACGGATATCTGCTACTTCCTTCTTCCAGCCCTCAATATCGATGGCAAGCAGTTCGTCCATATCCTCTTCCGTTACTCCCTCAGGCAAGCTGATCTGCCCCTTTGCCGGCATTTTGCCGATCGGCGTGTCCACTGTCTGGGCCTTGCCTTCACAGCGATGGAAAATGTATTCCAGAACCCGGGAGTTTTCACCAAAGCCGGGCCAGAGCCACTTGCCATCATCGGTCTTGCGGAACCAGTTCACGAAGAACACCTTGGGTAACTTAACACCTGCCTGCTTGCCGAGATTGATCCAGTGCTGAAAATACTCGCCCATGTTGTAACCACAGAAGGGCAACATCGCCATCGGATCGCGGCGGATCGTGCCAGCGGCCAGGTCGAGCGCAGCTGCAGTGATCTCCGAACCGACAATGGAACCCATGAATGTGCCATGCTCCCAGCTGTCAGCTTCGTGAACCAAAGGAATCACCGACGGGCGGCGTCCACCAAAGAGGAAGGCATCAATCGCAACTCCCTTCGGGTCCGCCCAGTTGTCCGCAATGCAGGGACAGTTGGCAGCCTTTGCTGTGAACCGCGAATTCGGGTGCGAGGAAGGTGTGTCCGCAGTTTTTGGATCC belongs to Puniceicoccaceae bacterium and includes:
- a CDS encoding TrpB-like pyridoxal phosphate-dependent enzyme yields the protein MSRIKKIVLSDEEMPRQWYNLAADVPMNPPLGPDGKPISPEMLAPVFPMNIIEQEVSTDRWIDIPEPVLELLARWRPTPLVRAYALEEALGTPAKIYYKNESVSPAGSHKPNTAVAQAWYNKTFGIKRITTETGAGQWGSALSFACALLGLECKVFMVRISFDQKPFRKMMMGTWGGTCVASPSMETEAGRSILAQYPDTPGSLGIAISEAVEQAVSDATGQTRYALGSVLNHVMLHQSIIGLETRIQLKKFGETRPDVVIGCAGGGSNFAGLSFPFLHDKINGDAIRVVAAEPASCPTLTKGPFSYDHGDVARMTPLLPMHTLGHRFIPEPIHAGGLRYHGMAPLVSAAVQQGLIEAQAIHQLECFESGLLFSKTEGIIPAPETTHAIASAIREAKQAKEEGKQRVIVFNFSGHGMMDLVGYEKYLEGRLEDYELPMEVIERYLAEIKGHPVPARL